CCATTCCAGTGGCCCTTTAAGGTGTCTCaatctaaatatattttgcattatTAACACATCTTTCTATCTATATTCTTTCCTTAGTTTATCAAACAGTTGGCCCCTATACTCATTTCAAAGATTCATTCCCACAATGTCTGTCGTTACACTTCTGAAGTTCCCCTCCATCATGCAAACCAGAGGAAGGTAATAACGGTATGTAATTGAACATTGCTGAACATTAACATGACTTGTTTTGAGTGCCCTTCAGTTTGGGATGTCAGAAAACCTTAGTTACATTTACTATAAAACAAAACTTCAGGGTTGAATCTGATTCCACAGCAGACCACGCCCAGTGAGACACTGTCAATTTACCTCAATGCGTCAATGTTTCATGTGATATATGCTGATGCAGGTGGTCTGCAGCTTCAGTGCTCTAAACAACTTACTAGATGTTTACATGCATTTGAAGCCAAAGCTATAGCCCTAGTAACATTCTGTGAAACTTGCACAGAAGAACCAAAATAATGGGAAACATGCTACTTTAATTACTTAAAAACTCACAGTATTAGAACAGAAACATGATGCAAACTGGGATGAAAAGGTGCCTTTTTCTATAAATAGTTTCAAGTACATTTCTGCAATTAGCATGCCCATCaagattaatgtttttaaatttgtatgtCTTGTTATGGCAAAAAAATTATAGCAATATATACAATATAGTTAAAAGATTTAAACTCTAACCAAAACTAGAAAAGACTAACATAATAGTGAATAATACAGTGGTATTTTCTTTAACACAATTTAGTTTCATTTATTACCAGACCAGACCTATCACAAATTAGTGTTCAGGCAAAGGTAAATTTTCACAATTTTTCCTTGACAAAAGTTGAAAACTATGGAGTGTTAACAAGTTCAGGAACACACAATTCCCAATTACCTAAATTACTGATAACTCAATTTTTCCATATTTCTAAGTTCTTGGTCAAAAACTTCATTTATCAattgagtattatttttaaaataattcaatcaCACTAATTTTAGATTTTCTAAAAGATAATACTTTACATTATATTTGCATACTGTTAAAACAGTTGCttagaaaatgagaaatttcTACTGACATTTGAGGCCATTGTTAAtatgttttcttcagtttttaaaacttaattgaaCTGGGTGCTGGTCTTTAAGTCAAGCCCTGAATACAGTTGAAAGTTTAGTTTACATCTAACAGTAATTTGCTTTTGaactttttagtttgaatttaatttttttactaaatGTGCTTACATACATCCTTTATGCATATTACTTTTGcatattgatttatttaaaaataacttttaaagtcCTAAATGGTACTCTGTTGCAATTTTATGAAACAAATAAAGCATGCAGTAgcagtttaaattttaatagcttaTATAATCTAGTACATTTCTGAATAGTCACTTATATCTCTGAGCATTTATTAGCTTATTTTTCAGTACAGACATGACATACTTTTCCTACACTTGGACAATAATATATTATTGTGGTTTTCTGGCTTCTACTTGAATAATGGCAAAAACTTTCTAAAGCAGTTGAAACAGATTTTGCAGTGGTACAATAAGGAACAATCTTTCAGCTGTGCAATTAGTCCAGAGACTGTTCAATTAAgtgaaaatataagaaagttaTATCACCaaattagtttattcttttaaaaattatactctaTTTTAGATAAATTCCATATATTTTAGTTTCTCATAACAATCACAAAGTTATAGTTATAAGAAAATTATCTTTGTCACTTCACCTATTTCGattctaaatattatatattttatgtatttttccctCAGTAAGCACAAAGTTAAATTTCTAAGGAAACTATCTTTAACTCTTCATCTATTTGGATACTAAATATTCATAGCTGTCAATAATAGCTAGTAGACTCATTTCAAAATTgccacttttctttctctaccaagGGCATTCTCTTCCTTAAGAAAGGATCACTTCAACTTTTCTGAGTCAAAAGCCCTTGGTCTTTTCACTAACAAGGATTCCTCTATCTGCCAAAAAACCTCTTCTTGCACTGAAGTTGATCCCAGGATATGGTTCAGATGTGAGAGTTTCTGTAACTCTTCATAGAAATGATTCTCAAGAATCTTGATTTAGATTAAGACTACACATCTAGGTGTATTAATGTTACTCTGTAGCATCTTGCTTATACCTACTGCTCGCAAAACTGCCACATCCTTGAAAATTTAGCTAACACAAACTGCCCTTCCCTGGTAGAAAACCCTGAAGAAACCTGTCATTAACTACTTCCAAAATCTCTAATGAGAGTAACTGGTTCTAAAGGCATATTTCACAATGATTCTAATGTTCATTTACTACCTTGTCCCAAGTTAACAGAGGAAAAATGCTATTTCTTGGGAGTGTAACGTAATTTTAATGGCAATTATGTTGATGTTTTGTGTTTTACTTAATACAGTAAGTCTGTCTCTAGGTAAAACCCTCACAGCTTTTAAGAATTTACCCTTCACTTTGACTTCAAACAAAAGGCAAGGTGACAGCAGTTTGTAAACACTGTGAAATCCTATCAATTTGTATACACTTCTACTCCCATGAAAAGATTTGGTTTCACTGAAATTTGGCGTTGATgctagtttaaaatattaataaagtttaTAATGTTTCTGTTCATTAAGTCTAAAGTATCAGATTTAGGGTTGTTTCATGTTTAAAAACTCAATATGAGAAAACATCAAAGAGCTAGCTGACGTGagacacttgaaaaaaatttgtaaacTTTACAAGTTCAAATTTTAGAGTCAGGAGAGAAACCTAGATTTGAGTATTCCTGGCCTCTCTCTGAGAAAAATCTTAAGTCTACTTCAATGATTAAAATCCCAAGATACCAAATAGAACTAAACTCCCAGGCCTAGCCAGAAACAAGACTATTGTGAAACAAGATTTAAGGCTTGCACAGCAAAATGATTAAGACGAAAACAAGCAAGACAACATTGTATATCATGATGGCGCACTGAAATGCAGGAGGGCTGCTTCTTTCCTGGGCAGAGAACAACCTGAATAAGAGCGCCCAGCTTTTCTGTAACTCTTCAAAAATCTCATCTGTGACCAGTTTCTTGAGTCGCTAGAACCTCTCCAGACCCCAGCATAGCCAGCTGCCAGGAGGAAGATCAGATGAGTGTGACCTCCCTCCCTAGAATACCAACAAGTGGAAAGCCACAGGGAATttgccaaataaaaagaaagtgtacTGTATGTGCAACTAGCATCAAACTTCTAAGAGAAGCCCAGCAGTCTCTGGTCAAGTCCTAAGGCCACATAACAAACTCAGGGTTTGATTGGGAAACCTTGCCCAAATCTATTTTACCACAAAACTGCTGCCTTACTTCCCCTATccacgcacacacacaacacGCTTCCCCCAGAACCTTTCAAACCAAAGAAGCCTCCAACGTATGCAGCCTCCAGGAACCTCCAAATTCCTGGTGAAACCTGACCGCTTTGTAAAGCCtcccagaagaagaaaagatcaaATGAGACCGGCTCAGCGGGGTCTTCCCGAGGTGACCCTGGAGTTAAcgtatttattttcactctgcaACTGCCGATTGCTTTACATAGACATTTCATGCTGTAGCTCTGCATGGAGCTGAGgacaaaagtaacatttttattaatgttgtaattattataattattctttaacAAGCTATTAAATAACCTGTACAAAGCCTGGCCCTGTCCTAACAAAAGACCCAGCGCTATGTCAACTCTCCTAAGGTCCTTCCGCTTTTAATTCAGCAGCGTTTTCTATATACAAAGTCAGCCCAAGGTGGTCCCCCGAAACTGAAGGTCTCTTAGACAGTGGGAATGGTTCAGAGCTTGAAActgcctttcccccctcccccgcccgtgATGCAGAGCTTCCAACCCTACCTCCCCTGCTCCTCCTGGGCACTGAGTCCCTGTCCGAGGGCCAGGCCCGGGGAACTGGGAGCCTGGCATCCCTGTGGGAAGGAGACAGCAGAAAGGGGCAGGTCCTCTGTTGGGTCTCCCCTCCGCCAGCTGCTCACAGGCCCCTGGGGTCTCCCCGAACAGGTGCTGGGGAGTCCAAGGCGGGATAGGCCTAGAGTCGCACCCGGGTGGGCTCACAAGTCCCGCATGTCCTCCCGCTTGACTCCGACCTCAGCAACTTTGAGCTTCTTATTCTGGTGAGTCTTGACGTGCTTGGCTAGATGGTCACTGCGCATGAAACGCTTGCCGCATTCGGGGCAGGAGAAGCGCTTCTCGCCGGTGTGAGTCCGCAGGTGCCGCTGCAGCTCGTCTGAGCGCGTGAAACTCTTGCCGCAGAAGAGCCAGTTGCACACGAAAGGCCGCTCGCCCGTGTGCCAGCGCAGGTGCGCCTTCAGGTGCGATGTCTTGCCGTACACCTTACCGCAGCCTGGCACATGGCACACGTGCTGCTTCTTCTTGCCTGGCTCTGCCTCGGGGGCGCCGCCCGCCACCTGGCAGTTGGGGCACCGGCAGCGGCGGCACCTCCTGGCCGTGGCCGCCAGGGGGGCCTTGGTCTGCAGCAGCGCGGCTATCTGGCTCTGGTACTGCGCGAAGTCCGTCGGGCCCAACACCAGGCCCCGTTGCagggcagcggcagcagcagcagcggccgCTGAGGCAGGGAAGCGGGGCGCATGGGGCCCGCCAGCACAGGCGCCCGACAGGCTGCCCCCCGGAACTCCGGAGGTCCCCGGACCCGTGCCTGCCTGCGGGATACTCCACCATGGGAGGTCGTCCGGTGCCGGGTTGGGGGACAGCTGGCGGCACGTGGGAGGCGGTGGCGGTGGTGGCGGGGGCAGCAAATTGGAATATCCGGGCGGTAGCGCGGCCTGGGCAGCGTAGGGCACATAGGCAGGCGCGCAGCTGGCGGGCAGTGCTGCCATGCTGGAGGGCAGCATCTTGACCGGTGAGAACTCGTAGGGGTACGAGGGGTCAGCAGGGGGTGTGAGCGGCAGCTCGTGCGCCACCCCGAAGGACGGCTGTAGGTGCGTTTTCTGCGgtgtcagccccagactggggtgtGGGGGCGGCAGCGCGCCCGGCGAATGCGCCGGCATGTCAGCGGTCCACGGGTGAAAAAGCCTGGAGGGCGAGCCCAGCGCTGGGTCGTAGGGCACCTGCAGGAAGTCCGGGGGCGCCGCAGCGCCCGGCTGGCCGATACGGCTACAGGTGGCGGCCAGCAGCGCCAGGGGTGAGTGCTTGCCCAGGTCCGGGGAGGCGCTGGGGGTGCGGTCCTGCATGGGCGGCGCGGCAGGGCAGAGAAGAGACAAAAGGTTAGCGCTTCAAGCGCGTTTTCCAGGCCAGCCCCCTACCCCCCACATCAGCTATTATACTGTCGACCCTCCCCTgtcccactgcccctcccccgccaccGCACTCCATGCACGCACCCACGAGTCCCGGAAAACTTTTGGTGGCTGCGCTACCCGCACGCGGAGCGCACGAGCGCTTCCCGTTAAACTACTGTACTTGGTTTAAAGAGACGCCAGCCAGTCTTAGAGGAACCAAGCACaaagtgggaggagagagggaattcAACCCGCGACTCCTGGCTCCACGGTCAGAACAGGCCTGGAAACACCCACAAGCGGACTGCTCGTGCGCCCTCCCTCTCATCTTTTAAGCCCCGTTTCCACGCTACTCTCGGGCTCCTCCCCCGTCCGCCTCAGGCTGAAATCAGCAAGAGGGCCCAGCTGGATTAGTTCGAG
The sequence above is drawn from the Saccopteryx bilineata isolate mSacBil1 chromosome 5, mSacBil1_pri_phased_curated, whole genome shotgun sequence genome and encodes:
- the SP5 gene encoding transcription factor Sp5 isoform X1, whose translation is MAAVAVLRNDSLQAFLQDRTPSASPDLGKHSPLALLAATCSRIGQPGAAAPPDFLQVPYDPALGSPSRLFHPWTADMPAHSPGALPPPHPSLGLTPQKTHLQPSFGVAHELPLTPPADPSYPYEFSPVKMLPSSMAALPASCAPAYVPYAAQAALPPGYSNLLPPPPPPPPPTCRQLSPNPAPDDLPWWSIPQAGTGPGTSGVPGGSLSGACAGGPHAPRFPASAAAAAAAAALQRGLVLGPTDFAQYQSQIAALLQTKAPLAATARRCRRCRCPNCQVAGGAPEAEPGKKKQHVCHVPGCGKVYGKTSHLKAHLRWHTGERPFVCNWLFCGKSFTRSDELQRHLRTHTGEKRFSCPECGKRFMRSDHLAKHVKTHQNKKLKVAEVGVKREDMRDL
- the SP5 gene encoding transcription factor Sp5 isoform X2, producing the protein MPAHSPGALPPPHPSLGLTPQKTHLQPSFGVAHELPLTPPADPSYPYEFSPVKMLPSSMAALPASCAPAYVPYAAQAALPPGYSNLLPPPPPPPPPTCRQLSPNPAPDDLPWWSIPQAGTGPGTSGVPGGSLSGACAGGPHAPRFPASAAAAAAAAALQRGLVLGPTDFAQYQSQIAALLQTKAPLAATARRCRRCRCPNCQVAGGAPEAEPGKKKQHVCHVPGCGKVYGKTSHLKAHLRWHTGERPFVCNWLFCGKSFTRSDELQRHLRTHTGEKRFSCPECGKRFMRSDHLAKHVKTHQNKKLKVAEVGVKREDMRDL